One Oncorhynchus clarkii lewisi isolate Uvic-CL-2024 chromosome 28, UVic_Ocla_1.0, whole genome shotgun sequence genomic region harbors:
- the LOC139386966 gene encoding alanine aminotransferase 1-like, which produces MANRHSYRHQNRVAAEQCGTTMYGLECGWHRRWSPTARALCHLPTTTVGNHRCNVISTPKAQCTVDSYGVRKPYMDVIDVSRGDPHGGGVKPLTFVRQVLAACIYPELVESDKLPVDVKQRAQSLLSACDGGSVGSYTLSGGISYIQCSVSNFISRRDGGVPSSPENIFMTSGSQRSLMLVLKLLDHNQASLPTGVLTAVPAYSSFKMMLQWLGAAIVPYYLDEEQGWAMEVEELRRALQASKGVCNTVALYVINPGNPTGHVQSRKCIEKVIRFAAEERLFLMADEVYQESVFGEGSEFVSYKKVLSEMGPHLSHTVELASFHSASKGFMGECGLRGGYVELVNLDPAVMKYAYTLFSTDICAPVTGQLALELMANPPRPGDPSYPVYAQETQSIRAMLVHNMNWVPEFLNNIQGISCQPMMGGAFVFPRLYLPQAAIEKAKVVGMQPDLWYCKRLLEEAGVCVRPGCEYGQKESTHHIRLCVMTPVETMEEVLKRLKNFHLHFLNEFS; this is translated from the exons ATGGCAAACCGACACTCGTACCGACATCAAAACCGTGTTGCA GCTGAGCAA TGCGGGACCACCATGTACGGACTGGAATGTGGCTGGCACAGGCGTTGGAGCCCAACCGCTCGCGCTCTGTGCCATCTCCCCACAACAACAGTTGGGAACCACAGGTGTAACGTTATTTCAACCCCAAAAGCACAATGCACTGTCGATAGTTAT GGAGTGAGGAAGCCCTATATGGATGTGATAGACGTCAGTAGGGGAGACCCACACGGAGGAGGGGTAAAACCCTTGACTTTTGTCCGACAG gttctTGCAGCCTGCATATACCCTGAGCTGGTCGAAAGTGATAAACTGCCAGTGGACGTTAAACAGAGAGCCCAAAGCCTACTGAGCGCATGTGATGGGGGGAGTGTAG GCTCATACACGCTCTCTGGTGGTATCTCTTATATACAGTGCAGTGTGTCCAACTTCATCTCTCGACGAGATGGTGGTGTACCATCGTCCCCCGAGAATATCTTCATGACATCTGGCTCCCAGAGGTCTTTAATG cTGGTTCTGAAGCTGTTGGACCACAATCAGGCCTCACTCCCGACAGGTGTGCTGACCGCTGTTCCCGCCTACTCTTCCTTCAAAATGATGTTGCAATGGCTTGGTGCAGCCATTGTTCCCTACTACCTAGATGAGGAGCAGGGTTGGGCAATGGAGGTGGAGGAGCTACGCAGAGCACTACAGGCCTCTAAGGGTGTCTGCAACACAGTTGCCCTGTATGTCATCAACCCGGGGAATCCTACAG gTCATGTTCAGAGCAGGAAGTGTATTGAAAAGGTGATCCGATTCGCTGCTGAGGAGAGGCTCTTCCTCATGGCTGATGAG GTGTATCAGGAAAGTGTGTTCGGGGAGGGCAGTGAGTTTGTCTCCTATAAGAAGGTTCTGTCTGAAATGGGGCctcatctctctcacacagtggAGCTGGCCTCTTTCCACTCAGCATCCAAAGGCTTCATGGGCGA GTGTGGGCTACGCGGAGGGTACGTGGAGCTGGTGAACCTTGACCCCGCCGTCATGAAGTACGCCTACACCCTCTTTTCCACTGACATCTGTGCCCCTGTGACTGGTCAGCTAGCCCTGGAGCTCATGGCTAACCCTCCCAGGCCAGGGGACCCCTCATACCCGGTCTACGCCCAG GAGACCCAGTCTATCCGTGCCATGCTGGTCCATAACATGAACTGGGTCCCAGAGTTTCTGAACAATATCCAAGGGATCAGCTGTCAGCCGATGATGGGAGGAGCTTTCGTATTCCCCCGGCTGTATCTACCCCAAGCAGCCATTGAGAAGGCCAAG GTGGTGGGGATGCAGCCTGACCTGTGGTACTGTAAACGGTTACTAGAGGAGGCAGGAGTGTGTGTGCGACCGGGGTGTGAGTATGGACAGAAGGAAAGCACCCACCACATCAG